In Glycine max cultivar Williams 82 chromosome 4, Glycine_max_v4.0, whole genome shotgun sequence, the genomic stretch ATTCAGTAGtgaaaataacagaaaagaaggataaattGTTGATTAATGTCTCAACTTTCCACTAGGATCCTCATGCACAACATAGTGATAAACACAAGAAAATGTCACAAAAAGTAAATAGTCTTTTAATTGACATATACAATGCATGTTTGGGTTCAGATGATTGATGAATATTAATCAAGTGAGCAAAACATATTGTTTTAGaagtataatataaaaatcattccCGTGTTTTCACCTAACAACTTAAGCTTTTGTAGAGTTAGTTCATGACAAGGTATCAAAGCCTCTATGACCACAGTTGATAAAAATTGAATCCTTGTTATCCCCGTTCTTCTAACAAAAAAGTTCAACATCAGCACAAGTAGGCCTATGCATTATCAAGACTTCAAGCCCAAAGGCTTCTTGTGTGAGAGCCCAAGCTTTTAGGAGAGTTAGTTCATGTAATTTTGAAAGAATGATAAGTAGCAAGAATATTCACCCAAAAAtcattttgagagaataaattATTTGGAAATAGTTAGTAAAGTTACTTTTGAGTGTGAAATTgtcaaaaaacaaataaattgattttttattatcattaaacttATATGTAACAACCAATTGGTAAAATCtgtcaaattgaaaaacaataaataaatgttattccTGGTAGATTAACATTTGGGACCAAAACTAATTTTGGACTTGCCAGCCAAACATTTCAAAATGTGTCCAAGGATACATTTCTAAGTGGAAGTGTATAGAGGCACTCAGTAACCAAACACCCTTAACCCCCATGATCCAACACTGCAGGCTATAGCAAGAGAAGTGCCAATCACCTTATTAATAAATCAGAGTTGGAGATCCCCCAAAGATGaaattaactttatatatatatatattatcacagAGAGAGATAATGAGAATATTGTAAGGATACAAGAGGGGAAGCTTCAGATATAACCTTGAGAACCCTCCAGAACCAGCTCCAACACTTCGTGCTATTATACTAGAGTCTATCTGGATGGCATTGGGAACATTCTTTGGAACATAGATATGACGTTTAAGAACCAATCCCCCACCAATATCACCCTCTAACACCACAAGCCCTGGTTCTCGACTGAAATAAAATTGTCACAGAATACATGTTGAAtaccaaaatgaaaaatgagGGTGGAACAAGAATCAACTGCATGCTATGAAAAAGTATATACAAGGATCAAATTGGCCTTCGGTGACATCTTGACAAAAAGTTTCCTCAGTGAAATCATGAAATACAAAGGAACTTACTCAATGACAGAATATTCCTCAGAACACCCAGCAGAACGATACTCCATACCACTATACTCCTCATACCCATTTATCTCAATCCTACTATGGAGCCATTGTGTtcctgaaaaaaattgtttattatcaTGAACATTGTAAAGCATATTATAaacaatacaaattatttaatcaatgTGTCACAGGGAAAAACACAAGCTACTTGTACATTtccaataaacaaattaaatatattgcgAATTATGATCAACGTACCTGAAGGAATGTGTGTCATGGACATGATTCTACCCCCAATCCAGGGAACAACTTTAAGATTCCACTCACCATTTTTCAGTTCAATGGGAGTTCTTGAAAGCTCTGTTCCCTTGGGTCCAGAAACCTCTTCTACATCAGGAATTGGAGTTGCATTTTCTGCCAAAAAATAAATAGCAGAAAGTAGCACACCTTGATATAGAATTGGAATTTCTAGGATCCTTGAATGCATGTTAGATACTATTCAGATGTAAAATACAACATAATTTTGCAGAATAAAACCACAAGTCCACCTCCACTCTACTCATGAACAGGACAGGAGAACTAAAACCAATGCAAAAAACTCAACTCAGACAGTTCCCTACAGAGGGCAAAGAAACCATATGGAAGATAATAAAGACAAGGAAACTACAGCATAGAAATAGTAAGGTCAATATCCAAACCAAGAAACATCTTCAAAAATTGACATATTAGGTCTTAAAAGCATGATTGTCTTCaagaaatacacaaaactaCAAAGCACTATACTAAAGAATAAATGTAGCATTGTCAGAGAAAATGATGGtcaacaaaatatcatataaattaatattcataaaCCAGTCAAGtaaaatatttgaagaaaataccCAAACGGTCCTTGTAATTCTTCTCACTAGTAGATACTAGCTTCAACACCTCATCTTCCGAAGGCAAAATTAGTTGCAGAACTTCTCCATCAGTTCCCCATGTATCAAGctgtttaaaaaacaaaaaaaatatataaatatcaagATCAAGTATCCAGTAAAGGATGGAATCAAGCAGTTACAGTTTCTTTATGTCAAGTTTCAAACTCTTTGTAGTTTCATCTCACATACCATTGCACCCCCACCCAGCAATAATTGAATATGCAAGCGGCGTTTAGGTCTTTCCCATGATCCATCAGTTTTGTGGACACTCACTGTAACAACTGATGATTTAAGTTCAGCCACATAATGTGTTAATAAATAACTGCCTTTAGTGAATTCATATCCATCACCATCATCCTCAAATAGAACACCTTCAGCTTTCCCTGTCAATCATGAAGGGTGCATTTGGGTAAAGAACTTAATCAAACACTAGTTCAACAAGTTCTTATCATGTAAGGGCTTATGCCATAAATTTACCCATATTTCATAGTTaaaaagagtttcttttgataaATTGTGCCGAGAAGCTTATCAAAATAAGCTAAGAACATATAGGAGTCATAAATTGTTTTCATAAGCTCAAATTAGCTCCCCATAATTTCtttcaaaccaaacaccccgTAAATCTTATCCATACAGCCTTTAGCAGCAAGGTGTTAATCTTAAGAGTAAAAACCTTAGCAAGATAGTTGTACAAGCATGCCAAGGGAAAATTGAATGCATTGActtaccatgttcatctaaagccACAAAAAGAGTCAAGTCATCTGAAGGATTAGCCTCTCCAACATGCTGATGAGGGAGGCCCACGGGAATAATCGAGCCACCTTTTAAGTATAAAGCTGGCAAATCCTGACAAGCCCcagacaaaacaaaaaacaaaggaaagcaaataatttttttttgacagaaaataaattaaaatagtactaaaaaaaaatgcaaacaaaagagcagtaaaaaaaataccgGATGTGCATCGttgaaatcaaaattcaaccaTATCCCCTTAGGCAAAGTAATCTCCAACTTATCCAACCCCTGTCTACGTAAGGTGCTGATCAAGATACAAATAACATGTTAAATCAGCACAAATTGTACAGCAATGTATTATACAGCTTTCTATAAAACTTCACATATAATTAAACTTGAGAGCTGCTACCAAAAAAAGCGGAGACCCGAAGACCACAAATACTTATAAATATGAATTGTTAATGAATAAGAGAAAACATTAGACATTATGAATTATTAACATATACATTTAATAATGCAAAATGGACATGGTCAGATAAAGGTCGAATGAGGAATCAACTCAAATTCAAAGAACTGCAGACACAAACACAAAAGGAGCAGATAGCAGTAATTAATATCCATAAACAGACACAGTATACCAAGCCTCAACTCAACAAAGAATAGATAAGCTAGGCTTTAGATTAcaatcatttatttttgtttctctaCTACAAAAGTGTACCATTCCTATATCCATATTGttaatgaattcaatgttttcagcttatttaaaaaatggagGAACATAACAGGGGATTTACCATGATctgatctaatttttttttacaaattggaaaagaaaaatgcaactttttttatcattcaccCTTTCTTGATGACTAAAGGATATATCAAATTTGTAGTCAGCATGCATAGAAGAATGAGGAAAACCAGCCTATTTCCAGCAAAGGCATCTCTAAAAAATATAGCAGTGTTGTCTAGATTGATGATAGATAAGTAAAGAAGTAGAAGAACCTTGCATACACTAAGACTGGACCaagcaaaaaagaattttcaagTTTCCTCAGACTGGGATCTTTTGGATCtgcaaaagaaaatcaataaataaaaagataaaaaaattgtgatatatAGGAAGAAAGGTCAGATATCATAATAAAACCAACGACACAAGTAGTAAAGAGAACATGAACCCACCAGCAAAGAAAGTAGGGGTTGAAACTGGAGTGCCCCTTGTAtgagcaaaataaaaaagagtgtaAATAAGTGGGATCAGACGGTAGCGCCTCTTCAATGCCAATCGGCAAACTTCTTCACACTATAAGTTAGAGCTGAAGTTAGAGATGCACAAAGCACCATTTCATTAAGAGAGAATTATAAGGGCTGTAAATTGTCCCATCCTCCCATTCATCACATAAATGTGTCCTTAGCCTTTTGCCAGACAGAGCTAGGTTTGCAtacaaaagaattaaaagttTTTCTAATAAAGAAATATACTAGTCACACATAATATAGTCAGAAGATGCTAgcaaatattaataacaaattagcattaaaagaacaaaatcctGATTAGGCCAGTAGCAGAATACAACTGTAAATGCTCTAAAAAAGATTACATGATGAGtgtcatatttatttatgtcaTCAGTCCTagatataataaatgaattatatacacacacacacacacacatccaATGGATATCAAGTTCCATTGAAGAGGAAAAAATAGCCAGTTTTTTAAAGTAAACACAGAATAAGTTAATAACAAATGTACACCACCAGAACTTAAAGCATGAAATGGAATATGAGATTATGTCCTTTTTTATTAATCAACTAAAATTGTTATGTTGATACCAAGCTAACAATTGAGCTCAATATAGAGCCTTCATTATTTTACTCCATGTGATATAACGATAAGAAATTTCATCATAAAATTCAGATAAATGTACAGCATATAAAGAGTTAGAAAACGCAAGAATATTGATGTTAACCTCTTCCCCAAAAGACCAGGGTTCATGGTCAGTGGTGCCAGCTTCAGAATGCCCTCGGCAAAAAGGAAACAAGGAACCTACACCCATCCACCTTCCAAAAAGTCTAGGTGTTGCATTTCCAGCAAATCCACCAATATCAGGACCTGAAAGTGGCTGACCACTAAGTCCCTGAACACAAGGAAAGGAAATTATTAAGGGAAATACAACATCTATTCAAAGTGATTATTTATTGTCATTAACCAACAATCACAAGAGCTTAAACTATTAGGGAAGACAaatgaatgattttatattatatctctAACACACCCCATACAAAGGTCTTTTTAGACCCATATTCTAAGACTTCACAAGAAACTGCAGAAGTTAATGGTGCTAAGACAACATCAAATGGCAGTATTGTTCAAGGGAAGTAGCATCCATGCGACTAAGAATCTTACCAGCTGAAGTACCATGGAGATACTCATGTGAAGATGCTCCCATGTAGAAAGATTATCTCCAGTCCATGTTGCAGCATACCTTTGGCTGCCAGAAAATCCAGCTCTCGTAAGAACAAAAGGACGCTTCTTTTCATTAGCTAGTTTCATGCCTTCATAAGTTGATCTTGCCATCAGTAGACCATAGACCTATAGTGAACAGTAATAGTAATTGACAAAACTTCGTAACTACATGGTAAGGCACCAAAACATTCAACAAATCTAAATTGATACACTAACATCAGAGAGTCAAGATGCAGTTGGTAATTGGTATCTAATTATATAATCGAAGTGCTCTATCAACAAGCttatgataaataaaagaaaCGCGACTCCAAAGTCATAATAAGGGACAAAGTATATTACATTATGATAGAAAAAATGATTCTGACAACCTCCAAGTTCAGTATCTCCTCTATGAACATTGCTCTCAGGCATTGTTTTTGTTAGAACCTAGAAAAAAGAAATGGGTAAAGAAGTTGGAAATGAAACAAATCAAGATCCACAAAAAATAAGATTTGGATCAAATATTGTTTCATAttatttgaagaaaagaaaccaaagagattAGAATTACCTTAAAGATAGCTGGTTCGTTCATATCATTCCATATACCATCAACACCATTGGGAATGAAGTCTTTAACTAAATTTGCCCACCATGCACGAACTTTAGACTGCGTATAGTCAGGGAAGACACATGGCCCAGGCCACACCTCCCCTGAGGATATATATATGGGATAATGCATCacagaaaggaaagaagaaggcATGAATGAAGTACAGAaatattcaagtaaaaagaaaaaaaaaaaaaaaaaaacttaccaaCGTAAGGAGTTCCATCTGCCTTTTGGACCCAAACATCATTTTTAGAACCACTATCGTATACAAAATAACCCTCTTCCTGCTTGATTCCAGGATCAAGCATCCAAATAGCTTTAAAACCACTATAATGGAGATCTTTCACTAAAGACATGGGATCTCGAAAACGCTCCTGAAAGATCAGACACTACTTACTTATCTAAACAAAAGTATATTGTTTAGACATTAAAatggccaacaaaaaaaattaactaagctTTTTTTCAAATTACCAGTGCAGGCTGGATAGCTAATGTGATTAAGccaataaaacaaatttacatTATACAAACTATGCAATACATAACTTTAATTTATGAGACACAAGCTACATGTACTATAAATAAACTGATAAATGATTCTTTTCCTAGGTGTAAAAAAACCTGCCTTGTCAAAGGTGAAACAACGAAAACCATCCATGTAATCGATATCCATCCACACCACATCACAAGGTATGCTCTTTTTCCGGAATGTTTTTGCAACCtgcaaattttaattgttaacaaGTCAAGACAAAACATgcttctaaaaaattaataaccaaAAAAGTTAGAATATACAAAACAAAGTTGATAGCGATGCAGAAATCGTAAACTTTTAGGTACGCTGAATGTTAACATATAACCATAATTTATCTGGTAGCATGAAAATTTTGGAAACCCATGTTTAGTATGAGAGCTGAAAATTATTAAAGATTTCCTGGAGGGTGTAATGTCTACATTTTGCAATGAATAAGGATTTTCATATTCATTTACAAACACATTATTTAAACTGTGTTTATATGCTTAAGATTCCCAGGCATCTTGGATTCCAATATTTATTGAATGGTATGCCCAATAATGAAGAAGTTTGATATACTGCCAAAGGCATATTATCATCCCATCCAAAAACCCCAGatatttaacatattaaaaacagATACACCAAACAGAACTTTAAaggatttcatttttttcttaaccaaAAAGATAGTAAAAGCAAAAAGACTATAGCAAAACAGTCAGAACTTGGAACACATGTCATATTCAGATTCTACAGCGTTCTACATATATGAATGCAAGTATGCAACTAATTCCAGAGTCATCACAGTAGAGAAAAAACCAAGAACCTCCAGAACTCTCTGATCAGATAAATAACTCCAACGGCATTGGTGATAGCCTAATGACCATTTTGGGGGCATAAATACAGTTCctgacaaaggaaaaaaaatgtaaggaggagttttaaaatgaaatgatgAAGCTGGAAAGTGTTGTAAGATTATAGAATAATGTTCACATCCTAACATAtacatgaaattttaatttaaaaaggagCTCTTATTGAAACTTGTACAAAAGTTGTAGTTATTAGTTATAATAGTAAATTCACATCGCATGCTTTATCAATGTTATCGATAATGTCTttatttttagacataaatttcatTAGCTCCTATAATAATAAAAGCACACTATACATATTACAAATGTGTATGCACAcacataacaaattaacatgTAGCATATGAAATCATATTTTGTGTGTGTTAACAATAGGTACTAGGTTCTTGTATAGATATGGACTACTCTCCTTAAGTAATGACAGACTTCAGTTTttccaaacaaaataattgCATAAAATCTTATGTTGAATCCCTCAACAAAAATGAAGAGGCATAATTGCCATGGAGATGCATAATTATCATTTCTTTCTAaggaatcatttttttaatcagaaAATTACCAATTGCTTTTGATAGAGATATCAACACTGCCGTGGGTGAAGCAAAAGGACCAAATGTAATGACAGGATATGAGGATGGAGCAACAAACTGTATTGTGGATTCTTTCCTCAGATCAATCTGCTTATgaacaaaacaaatgaccatCAAACAGATTAATATAACAGCATAGACATCTCTACAAGGTTATAGATGAGAAAAAGCCAATTTTCCAGCACCTCACAGCGCCTTGTCGTGTCAGCAAGGATTCCTAGTGCCTCGCCATTAGGAAGAACTGCTAACACCCATGGATGTGATTGGTACAAGGATGTAGTTCCAGGGCCATAACCCCATGCATCTGTGTTCCATGTGAAAACCTGCAAATGAAATTTAACTGATCAGCACccagataataaataaatctttttaaaaagacaaaattcCATAAGATTGACTTACCCTTTTGCCCGTCCTCTCTAGCTCTCCGCTAGCTTCTCCAGTTCCATAAAGGGAGGTACCTACAGGAAGCTGGTTCAGAAACAAATTCAATCAATTTCTGAAGGCCTGGGAAATGGCATGAGCAGTGAATTATGCCAGGAAACAAAGTCAATAAACAAACACTCCTTAATTTGAAGATAATCAACATTTTTAAGATGACAACCAAAAGATCTGATGCCAGAAGCAAATAAAGTAACTGACCTCAAGTTTGACAATCTGCTGCTCTAGAAGACACTCAAACGTAGGGGTATACAGGGGAACCTTCTGAGTAGTGATAGGCGTGTCTCTATCCTTGCtatttacaaaagaaatacTGGGATATGCTGCATCTCTATCATTTGCAGAACAATCAAAACGAAACACTCCATCTTCTAAAATAGGCTCAAAAATCATACTCCCTGATCTGACTTCGCTATCACGACTGGTAACTGCTTGTCCTTCATAATTAGCCATTTTGGGCACAAGCTTCTCACCAACTCCCTTTCTTCTGCATACCAAAAATTGCACTTTTGTCAACCATGCAAGTGTTCAATTCAGTCCTTGTCCAATTTaaccaaaatagaaaaaaaaaattaaaaatcattaacatacTTTCACTGACATGCAACGAAATTcagaaataacaataataatcagGTAATTAAAGAATTAGTAACgagttctctctctttctctctctctcaattcaaagaaaatcacgtgaaattaaataaaaagtgactCGAATTTCCACAATCCAAACTCCGATTGCGGAATTAACATGCATAAACTAAAGACAACGCTGGCTTTGCAAAGAGGAATATGACAGTTCCACAGTGTGACGcgggagaaagaagaaggaaggaaCCTGAGAGCGATTATCGGAGATGAAAATGGCACGTTCAGAAGAACACGATGGTGATGGTTTAGTGGAGACACCAAAACCGATGGAGATTGAACGGAACCAACTTTGATGACGCTGTAGCTGTGACTGCTACTACTCGGTAACACTAGCGCGTCCTCGATCATCACGTCGTGACTTTTTGGattatatttaatctttttattattattttttaattactatatttATCATTCGCAAAGTTATTTATGTTGTGTCGTAGTGTACACTTGAGAGCGGAAGAATAAATTCCATTCGGGCATAAGCTTTATCTAGTAGCGTTGTCTGTCGAAGAAGGATTCCTTTACACAGATAATAAAGCCTCTTTTctattctttgtttttctctgTGAACAGATATTATTCCATGATTTGTTGATGTGTTAAAGATGGATGCTAAGTAAAAGGGTCTAGATATGACTGGAACTGCATTcgaattctttaaaataaagctttatagattaaataaaatgttattaagATAAGAGACTCACTTAAAAATAGAacttcaaaataacaaaaatgctgtgattttttattcattatgttttagttttatttcattttattatataagttttaaagttttattttgattcttttgaaagttttattttaattttttaagttttaaaattttcattttaatcatttgtttttatttctgttaattagtaaatattaatgttctattaatttttaaataattaatttaaaataatagtaactAAAAATCAAAGTAAGATCCAAAATTATCACCGTGACATCagatttaaagttttttatcaCCATCGAGATCtaatatttctaatatttattagtGTTGGATAATAGTATGGCTATGGGGTGGCGCACCCGTGTTGTTTGGTGGATGAAGACTACGAATTTGGGGTGTTTATTGATTACGAATGTAATGTTGTGAAGGTTGCGGATCTGAGTGGATGATGGTTCTAATATTATGTTGTGGTGGTTATAAAGTTTGTAGAAGATAAAAGAGGTTAAAAAAATAGGTGAGGTTGAATGTATTTGAAAAAAAGTGagaattttaattgttactaTTTCATAGAgtttaagagagaaaaacaagataaaaagatgaaaaatattattattgattcaGAATGAAAAGGTTGGTTACAAACTAATTatgtttctctatttatagaaaaaaggaaTATGATTACACATAAACTGACCAAGGCAATTGACTAACCAAAGTTAGTTACTACACTAACAGAAACAATATCTTCTAACAAAATAATAGAACTAACAAAACCACAACTATCCTAACTGAATCATAATTCTTCTAACAGTTGCCCTAATTGAATCACAAAATGAGACTTACTTAATACAATAATagcccccccccctccccccgcccccaaaaaaaaaaaacaaaaaactcaaTGGGTTTGAGAATCAGAAATGGACTCAACTTTGAGTTTGGACCTAAGAAAGATAAATTGAGTTGGTGATAGAGGTTTAGTGAAGGCATTGGCACATTGATCTATGGCAAGAATATGATACGCTTTGAGCTTTTTAGTTAACACTTTCTCCCTAACAAAAGAAGATGTTGATTTCCATGTGCTTAGTTTGAGAATGAAGAACTAGATTATGAGTGATAACTACTGCACTTTGGTTGTC encodes the following:
- the LOC100809690 gene encoding alpha-glucosidase 2 isoform X3 translates to MQFLVCRRKGVGEKLVPKMANYEGQAVTSRDSEVRSGSMIFEPILEDGVFRFDCSANDRDAAYPSISFVNSKDRDTPITTQKVPLYTPTFECLLEQQIVKLELPVGTSLYGTGEASGELERTGKRVFTWNTDAWGYGPGTTSLYQSHPWVLAVLPNGEALGILADTTRRCEIDLRKESTIQFVAPSSYPVITFGPFASPTAVLISLSKAIGTVFMPPKWSLGYHQCRWSYLSDQRVLEVAKTFRKKSIPCDVVWMDIDYMDGFRCFTFDKERFRDPMSLVKDLHYSGFKAIWMLDPGIKQEEGYFVYDSGSKNDVWVQKADGTPYVGEVWPGPCVFPDYTQSKVRAWWANLVKDFIPNGVDGIWNDMNEPAIFKVLTKTMPESNVHRGDTELGGCQNHFFYHNVYGLLMARSTYEGMKLANEKKRPFVLTRAGFSGSQRYAATWTGDNLSTWEHLHMSISMVLQLGLSGQPLSGPDIGGFAGNATPRLFGRWMGVGSLFPFCRGHSEAGTTDHEPWSFGEECEEVCRLALKRRYRLIPLIYTLFYFAHTRGTPVSTPTFFADPKDPSLRKLENSFLLGPVLVYASTLRRQGLDKLEITLPKGIWLNFDFNDAHPDLPALYLKGGSIIPVGLPHQHVGEANPSDDLTLFVALDEHGKAEGVLFEDDGDGYEFTKGSYLLTHYVAELKSSVVTVSVHKTDGSWERPKRRLHIQLLLGGGAMLDTWGTDGEVLQLILPSEDEVLKLVSTSEKNYKDRLENATPIPDVEEVSGPKGTELSRTPIELKNGEWNLKVVPWIGGRIMSMTHIPSGTQWLHSRIEINGYEEYSGMEYRSAGCSEEYSVIDREPGLVVLEGDIGGGLVLKRHIYVPKNVPNAIQIDSSIIARSVGAGSGGFSRLVCLRVHPTFSVLHPSESFVSFTSMDGSKHEVFPDGMEQFFEGDLIPNGEWRLVDKCLGLALVNRFSVSEVFKCLVHWDCGTVNLELWSQSRPVSEQSPLRISHQYEVIGIS
- the LOC100809690 gene encoding alpha-glucosidase 2 isoform X2, with the protein product MIEDALVLPSSSSHSYSVIKVGSVQSPSVLVSPLNHHHRVLLNVPFSSPIIALRKGVGEKLVPKMANYEGQAVTSRDSEVRSGSMIFEPILEDGVFRFDCSANDRDAAYPSISFVNSKDRDTPITTQKVPLYTPTFECLLEQQIVKLELPVGTSLYGTGEASGELERTGKRVFTWNTDAWGYGPGTTSLYQSHPWVLAVLPNGEALGILADTTRRCEIDLRKESTIQFVAPSSYPVITFGPFASPTAVLISLSKAIGTVFMPPKWSLGYHQCRWSYLSDQRVLEVAKTFRKKSIPCDVVWMDIDYMDGFRCFTFDKERFRDPMSLVKDLHYSGFKAIWMLDPGIKQEEGYFVYDSGSKNDVWVQKADGTPYVGEVWPGPCVFPDYTQSKVRAWWANLVKDFIPNGVDGIWNDMNEPAIFKVLTKTMPESNVHRGDTELGGCQNHFFYHNVYGLLMARSTYEGMKLANEKKRPFVLTRAGFSGSQRYAATWTGDNLSTWEHLHMSISMVLQLGLSGQPLSGPDIGGFAGNATPRLFGRWMGVGSLFPFCRGHSEAGTTDHEPWSFGEECEEVCRLALKRRYRLIPLIYTLFYFAHTRGTPVSTPTFFADPKDPSLRKLENSFLLGPVLVYASTLRRQGLDKLEITLPKGIWLNFDFNDAHPDLPALYLKGGSIIPVGLPHQHVGEANPSDDLTLFVALDEHGKAEGVLFEDDGDGYEFTKGSYLLTHYVAELKSSVVTVSVHKTDGSWERPKRRLHIQLLLGGGAMLDTWGTDGEVLQLILPSEDEVLKLVSTSEKNYKDRLENATPIPDVEEVSGPKGTELSRTPIELKNGEWNLKVVPWIGGRIMSMTHIPSGTQWLHSRIEINGYEEYSGMEYRSAGCSEEYSVIDREPGLVVLEGDIGGGLVLKRHIYVPKNVPNAIQIDSSIIARSVGAGSGGFSRLVCLRVHPTFSVLHPSESFVSFTSMDGSKHEVFPDGMEQFFEGDLIPNGEWRLVDKCLGLALVNRFSVSEVFKCLVHWDCGTVNLELWSQSRPVSEQSPLRISHQYEVIGIS
- the LOC100809690 gene encoding alpha-glucosidase 2 isoform X4, with the translated sequence MANYEGQAVTSRDSEVRSGSMIFEPILEDGVFRFDCSANDRDAAYPSISFVNSKDRDTPITTQKVPLYTPTFECLLEQQIVKLELPVGTSLYGTGEASGELERTGKRVFTWNTDAWGYGPGTTSLYQSHPWVLAVLPNGEALGILADTTRRCEIDLRKESTIQFVAPSSYPVITFGPFASPTAVLISLSKAIGTVFMPPKWSLGYHQCRWSYLSDQRVLEVAKTFRKKSIPCDVVWMDIDYMDGFRCFTFDKERFRDPMSLVKDLHYSGFKAIWMLDPGIKQEEGYFVYDSGSKNDVWVQKADGTPYVGEVWPGPCVFPDYTQSKVRAWWANLVKDFIPNGVDGIWNDMNEPAIFKVLTKTMPESNVHRGDTELGGCQNHFFYHNVYGLLMARSTYEGMKLANEKKRPFVLTRAGFSGSQRYAATWTGDNLSTWEHLHMSISMVLQLGLSGQPLSGPDIGGFAGNATPRLFGRWMGVGSLFPFCRGHSEAGTTDHEPWSFGEECEEVCRLALKRRYRLIPLIYTLFYFAHTRGTPVSTPTFFADPKDPSLRKLENSFLLGPVLVYASTLRRQGLDKLEITLPKGIWLNFDFNDAHPDLPALYLKGGSIIPVGLPHQHVGEANPSDDLTLFVALDEHGKAEGVLFEDDGDGYEFTKGSYLLTHYVAELKSSVVTVSVHKTDGSWERPKRRLHIQLLLGGGAMLDTWGTDGEVLQLILPSEDEVLKLVSTSEKNYKDRLENATPIPDVEEVSGPKGTELSRTPIELKNGEWNLKVVPWIGGRIMSMTHIPSGTQWLHSRIEINGYEEYSGMEYRSAGCSEEYSVIDREPGLVVLEGDIGGGLVLKRHIYVPKNVPNAIQIDSSIIARSVGAGSGGFSRLVCLRVHPTFSVLHPSESFVSFTSMDGSKHEVFPDGMEQFFEGDLIPNGEWRLVDKCLGLALVNRFSVSEVFKCLVHWDCGTVNLELWSQSRPVSEQSPLRISHQYEVIGIS
- the LOC100809690 gene encoding alpha-glucosidase 2 isoform X1; translation: MIEDALVLPSSSSHSYSVIKVGSVQSPSVLVSPLNHHHRVLLNVPFSSPIIALRRKGVGEKLVPKMANYEGQAVTSRDSEVRSGSMIFEPILEDGVFRFDCSANDRDAAYPSISFVNSKDRDTPITTQKVPLYTPTFECLLEQQIVKLELPVGTSLYGTGEASGELERTGKRVFTWNTDAWGYGPGTTSLYQSHPWVLAVLPNGEALGILADTTRRCEIDLRKESTIQFVAPSSYPVITFGPFASPTAVLISLSKAIGTVFMPPKWSLGYHQCRWSYLSDQRVLEVAKTFRKKSIPCDVVWMDIDYMDGFRCFTFDKERFRDPMSLVKDLHYSGFKAIWMLDPGIKQEEGYFVYDSGSKNDVWVQKADGTPYVGEVWPGPCVFPDYTQSKVRAWWANLVKDFIPNGVDGIWNDMNEPAIFKVLTKTMPESNVHRGDTELGGCQNHFFYHNVYGLLMARSTYEGMKLANEKKRPFVLTRAGFSGSQRYAATWTGDNLSTWEHLHMSISMVLQLGLSGQPLSGPDIGGFAGNATPRLFGRWMGVGSLFPFCRGHSEAGTTDHEPWSFGEECEEVCRLALKRRYRLIPLIYTLFYFAHTRGTPVSTPTFFADPKDPSLRKLENSFLLGPVLVYASTLRRQGLDKLEITLPKGIWLNFDFNDAHPDLPALYLKGGSIIPVGLPHQHVGEANPSDDLTLFVALDEHGKAEGVLFEDDGDGYEFTKGSYLLTHYVAELKSSVVTVSVHKTDGSWERPKRRLHIQLLLGGGAMLDTWGTDGEVLQLILPSEDEVLKLVSTSEKNYKDRLENATPIPDVEEVSGPKGTELSRTPIELKNGEWNLKVVPWIGGRIMSMTHIPSGTQWLHSRIEINGYEEYSGMEYRSAGCSEEYSVIDREPGLVVLEGDIGGGLVLKRHIYVPKNVPNAIQIDSSIIARSVGAGSGGFSRLVCLRVHPTFSVLHPSESFVSFTSMDGSKHEVFPDGMEQFFEGDLIPNGEWRLVDKCLGLALVNRFSVSEVFKCLVHWDCGTVNLELWSQSRPVSEQSPLRISHQYEVIGIS